In a genomic window of Apium graveolens strain L.+W99A mitochondrion, complete genome:
- the rps12 gene encoding ribosomal protein S12, producing MPTLNQLIRHGREEKRRTDRTRASDKCPQKQGVRPRVPTRTPKKPNSAPRKIAKVRLSNRHDIFAHIPGEGHNLQEHSMVLIRGGRVKDSPGVKSHCIRGVKDLLGIPDRRRGRSKYGAEKPKSI from the coding sequence AATCAATTGATTCGTCATGGTAGAGAAGAAAAACGGCGCACGGACCGTACTCGAGCTTCGGATAAATGTCCCCAGAAGCAAGGAGTACGCCCGCGTGTACCAACGAGAACACCGAAAAAACCTAATTCAGCTCCACGTAAGATAGCCAAAGTACGGTTGAGCAATCGACATGATATATTTGCTCACATTCCAGGCGAAGGTCATAATTTGCAGGAACATTCTATGGTCTTAATAAGAGGGGGTAGAGTGAAAGATTCGCCGGGTGTGAAATCCCATTGTATTCGAGGAGTCAAGGATTTGCTGGGAATTCCGGATCGAAGAAGAGGCAGATCAAAATATGGTGCAGAAAAACCCAAATCGATATGA